Proteins co-encoded in one Vulgatibacter sp. genomic window:
- a CDS encoding flagellar biosynthesis protein FlhB encodes MADEEKDDKTEQASQRRLEQAAEKGQIPIGRDASAVAALAAGCGALLLFAPALLDELGALVAAGATGLAGTSPSALLPLVVAPVTTAASICATVALAAVGAGALQTRGRFWLHLALPDPERLWQGSRLTRLVSREVLADLGLAGVKVLAVGGAAWFALRDDFLTLPRLLHLAPRELLGATFAPLVRALPWLAVALVAAAGLDLAVARQRFAARMRMTRDELKREHKEDEGDPLLRSQRRRRHREMAKARVVVEVPQADALLVNPTHVAVAIRYRRGSDRAPRVVAKGKGQLAEIMRDIARANGVAIVEDVPLARLLYRRVKVGKEIPEETYKAVAAILAFVYRLRRGAA; translated from the coding sequence ATGGCCGACGAAGAGAAGGACGACAAGACCGAGCAGGCCTCGCAACGCAGGCTCGAGCAAGCGGCAGAGAAGGGGCAGATCCCGATCGGCAGGGATGCCTCCGCCGTCGCCGCTCTGGCGGCTGGATGCGGCGCCCTGCTCCTCTTCGCCCCGGCGCTGCTCGACGAGTTGGGTGCGCTGGTGGCCGCCGGTGCCACCGGGCTCGCCGGGACATCCCCGTCGGCGCTGTTGCCTCTCGTCGTGGCGCCCGTCACCACCGCCGCCTCGATCTGCGCCACGGTGGCGCTCGCTGCCGTCGGTGCCGGCGCGCTGCAGACCCGCGGCAGGTTCTGGCTCCACCTCGCCCTCCCCGATCCGGAACGGCTCTGGCAGGGCTCCAGGCTCACCCGCCTCGTCTCGCGCGAGGTGCTCGCCGACCTCGGCCTCGCCGGCGTCAAGGTGCTGGCGGTAGGAGGAGCTGCCTGGTTCGCGCTGCGCGACGATTTCCTGACGCTGCCACGGCTGCTGCATCTGGCGCCACGGGAGCTGCTCGGCGCGACCTTCGCGCCGCTGGTGCGCGCGCTTCCCTGGCTGGCGGTGGCGTTGGTCGCAGCAGCGGGCCTGGACCTTGCAGTGGCACGGCAACGCTTCGCAGCCAGGATGCGTATGACCCGGGACGAGCTCAAGCGAGAGCACAAGGAAGACGAGGGCGATCCGCTCCTCCGCTCGCAGCGCCGGCGCCGCCACCGCGAGATGGCGAAGGCGCGCGTCGTGGTGGAGGTACCGCAGGCGGACGCGCTGCTCGTCAATCCGACCCACGTGGCGGTGGCGATCCGCTACCGGCGTGGCAGCGATCGCGCGCCGCGGGTGGTGGCAAAGGGCAAGGGGCAACTGGCGGAGATCATGCGAGACATCGCCCGCGCCAACGGGGTGGCGATCGTGGAGGACGTGCCGCTCGCCCGGCTCCTCTACCGCCGGGTCAAGGTCGGCAAGGAGATCCCCGAGGAGACCTACAAGGCCGTCGCCGCGATTCTCGCCTTCGTCTACCGACTGCGCAGGGGAGCAGCCTGA
- a CDS encoding flagellar biosynthetic protein FliO, translated as MGTLLTNVLVAGAPPPIGEEAALATAAFPEFGAVALPAIVLLVLAGVALLLARRRGAPGRLVQVVETASLGPKRSVVVCRIGEELLVLGSSEAGIQLLATRPAPPRQEAAPELEQSQAGALARLGLARKPGFDELLATSAEDEELRRKVAAGRARSPR; from the coding sequence ATGGGAACCCTCCTCACCAACGTGCTCGTCGCCGGCGCACCCCCGCCCATCGGAGAAGAGGCGGCGCTTGCCACCGCGGCCTTCCCCGAATTCGGCGCCGTCGCGCTGCCGGCGATCGTCCTTCTCGTGCTCGCCGGCGTGGCACTGCTCCTCGCGAGGCGCCGCGGCGCGCCGGGCCGTCTCGTCCAGGTGGTCGAAACGGCTTCCCTCGGTCCGAAGCGCAGCGTCGTGGTCTGCAGGATCGGCGAGGAGCTCCTCGTGCTCGGGAGCAGCGAAGCGGGGATCCAGCTCCTCGCCACGAGGCCGGCGCCGCCACGGCAGGAGGCGGCGCCGGAACTGGAGCAGAGCCAGGCGGGGGCCCTCGCCAGGCTGGGACTCGCCCGCAAGCCCGGGTTCGACGAGCTCCTCGCAACGAGCGCGGAGGACGAGGAGCTGCGCCGCAAGGTCGCCGCCGGCAGGGCCAGGAGCCCGCGATGA
- a CDS encoding flagellar motor switch protein FliM, with protein sequence MAVLEAEELDALMSAISDGRVAPQPPVPQQARVSPWDLTSRDRIIRGQMPTLDSIDERVASLFGAGLSGRTRLDLTVTSAPASMLKLGDVQILLAPPAITAVFSLQGGQGKALAVLEAGLADALLAAALGDRKPRQQPQAASRELTPVDRVVLQRLLGLLAEAMNQAWAAVLPLQVEVVRVDSDPRLSLPGPANEVAILAPFEIAGPISGRIQLVIPWAAVEPAKKLLAAPPGLGPGTNLRFAGALAEELQAVRVQLSARLGATEVTLARLLELQVGDVLVLSGEENRPLPVLVEGREKLVGMPLVSGGNLAVRLAQGVQAMPGDRIAPSEAATERA encoded by the coding sequence ATGGCGGTGCTCGAGGCCGAGGAGCTCGATGCGCTGATGAGCGCGATCAGCGACGGAAGGGTCGCGCCGCAGCCCCCGGTTCCCCAGCAGGCGCGGGTCTCTCCGTGGGATCTCACCAGCCGCGACCGGATCATCCGTGGGCAGATGCCCACCCTCGACTCGATCGACGAGCGCGTCGCCTCCCTCTTCGGCGCCGGGCTCTCGGGGCGGACCCGCCTCGACCTCACGGTGACGAGCGCCCCGGCCTCGATGCTCAAGCTCGGCGACGTACAGATCCTCCTCGCCCCACCGGCGATCACCGCCGTCTTCTCGCTGCAGGGTGGCCAGGGCAAGGCCCTCGCCGTCCTCGAGGCGGGGCTCGCCGACGCCCTGCTCGCTGCGGCGCTGGGCGATCGCAAGCCGCGGCAGCAGCCGCAGGCAGCGAGTCGCGAGCTGACGCCGGTGGATCGCGTGGTCCTGCAGCGGCTCCTCGGCCTCCTCGCAGAAGCGATGAACCAGGCGTGGGCTGCGGTCCTGCCCCTGCAGGTGGAGGTGGTCCGGGTGGACAGCGATCCGCGCCTCTCCCTCCCCGGCCCCGCCAACGAGGTGGCGATCCTCGCCCCCTTCGAGATCGCCGGCCCGATCTCCGGCAGAATCCAGTTGGTGATCCCCTGGGCAGCGGTGGAGCCGGCGAAGAAGCTCCTCGCCGCCCCGCCGGGCCTCGGTCCGGGAACGAACCTGCGTTTCGCCGGCGCCCTCGCCGAGGAACTGCAGGCGGTGCGGGTCCAGCTCAGCGCCCGCCTCGGCGCCACGGAGGTGACGTTGGCGCGGCTCCTCGAGCTCCAGGTCGGCGATGTCCTCGTACTCTCCGGCGAGGAGAACCGCCCCTTGCCGGTGCTGGTGGAGGGCCGGGAAAAGCTGGTGGGCATGCCGCTCGTGAGCGGCGGAAATCTGGCGGTTCGGCTGGCGCAAGGCGTGCAGGCGATGCCCGGCGATCGCATCGCGCCGAGCGAAGCTGCGACGGAGAGAGCATGA
- the fliP gene encoding flagellar type III secretion system pore protein FliP (The bacterial flagellar biogenesis protein FliP forms a type III secretion system (T3SS)-type pore required for flagellar assembly.) yields the protein MSAALLAAAAEPALQLTVDGGGSTAVKLFLLLTLLSFAAAILVSLTSFTRIVIVLSFLRQALGTPQLPPNQVLIGLALALSAFVMAPTATRVYEAGLGPYLADAMDAGTAFERASVPLREFLLRHTRENDLRLFYEIAGAERPARGEEIPLTVAVPAFMVSELTTAFRMGLLVYVPLLLVDLIVAAILMSLGMMMVPPNLISLPVKLGIFLLADGWHLVVSSLVRSFT from the coding sequence ATGAGCGCGGCGCTCCTCGCTGCAGCCGCGGAACCGGCGCTGCAGCTCACGGTGGACGGCGGCGGCTCCACCGCCGTCAAGCTCTTCCTCCTCCTCACGCTTCTCTCCTTCGCCGCGGCGATCCTCGTCTCTCTCACCTCCTTCACCCGGATCGTAATCGTCCTCTCCTTCCTCCGGCAGGCACTCGGCACGCCGCAGCTCCCGCCGAACCAGGTCCTGATCGGACTCGCCCTCGCCCTGTCCGCGTTCGTGATGGCGCCCACCGCCACCCGTGTCTACGAGGCCGGGCTCGGGCCCTACCTCGCCGACGCGATGGACGCCGGCACCGCCTTCGAACGCGCCTCGGTTCCGCTGCGCGAATTCCTCCTGCGCCACACCCGCGAGAACGACCTGCGGCTCTTCTACGAGATTGCGGGAGCCGAGCGTCCGGCCCGCGGGGAGGAGATCCCCCTCACGGTGGCGGTTCCCGCCTTCATGGTCTCGGAGCTCACGACGGCCTTTCGCATGGGCCTCCTCGTCTACGTGCCCCTGCTCCTCGTCGACCTGATCGTCGCGGCCATCCTCATGTCGCTCGGGATGATGATGGTGCCGCCCAACCTGATCTCCCTTCCGGTGAAGCTCGGCATCTTCCTCCTCGCGGACGGCTGGCACCTCGTCGTCTCGTCGCTCGTCCGGAGTTTCACGTGA
- the fliL gene encoding flagellar basal body-associated protein FliL, producing MNKLVPLLLGLNTLLLAGVLATLFLRQGGVGSDVAEKAPQESADAAAQAPVAPALGPIVRLPDFVVHLRNPEVDRYARLTLELELAGEKERETVTTYMPKLRDALLAWLADRTLEEMRGSEGMERMKEAMLRELETVLPGRPVRAVYIADFVVQ from the coding sequence GTGAACAAGCTCGTCCCCCTTCTTCTCGGCCTCAACACCCTGCTCCTCGCCGGCGTGCTCGCGACGTTGTTCCTCCGCCAGGGCGGAGTCGGCAGCGACGTGGCGGAGAAGGCGCCGCAGGAGTCCGCCGACGCGGCGGCGCAGGCCCCTGTCGCTCCGGCGCTGGGTCCCATCGTCCGTCTGCCGGATTTCGTGGTGCACCTGCGCAACCCCGAGGTGGATCGCTACGCCCGCCTCACCCTCGAGCTGGAGCTCGCCGGCGAGAAGGAGCGCGAGACCGTCACCACCTACATGCCGAAGCTGCGGGACGCGCTCCTCGCCTGGCTCGCCGATCGCACGCTCGAGGAGATGCGCGGCAGCGAGGGCATGGAGCGGATGAAGGAAGCGATGCTTCGCGAGTTGGAGACGGTGCTCCCCGGCAGGCCCGTCCGCGCCGTCTACATCGCCGACTTCGTGGTGCAGTAG
- a CDS encoding flagellar biosynthetic protein FliR: MQDVLGAPLLYGFGLVLFRSAGLIAAVPVLGAGTIPVTVRMALALVAAAAAFAGAGMPAVALPDHLVAIAGAAIAETVVGLAAGLAARLVLEAAQAAGQVAGLSVGLGYGALVDPVGGASTTALGQLFAMGALAFAVALGLHREAFAWLTRSAIAFPPGSSIDVRSLAGAVVVHGLAGTALAVRLAFPILAAVTCGHLALGLLGRIAPQLNLASIGFSIAIFAGGAALYLVLPAAADAAARAALVAIRSG, encoded by the coding sequence ATGCAGGACGTGCTGGGAGCGCCCCTTCTCTACGGCTTCGGCCTCGTGCTCTTCCGGAGCGCGGGGCTGATCGCCGCGGTGCCGGTCCTCGGTGCGGGGACCATCCCCGTCACCGTCCGGATGGCCCTCGCGCTAGTCGCTGCAGCTGCGGCTTTCGCCGGCGCGGGGATGCCGGCGGTCGCACTCCCGGATCATCTGGTTGCCATCGCCGGCGCCGCGATCGCCGAGACCGTGGTTGGCCTCGCTGCGGGCCTCGCCGCGCGGCTGGTGCTCGAGGCCGCGCAGGCTGCGGGACAGGTGGCGGGGCTCTCGGTGGGTCTGGGCTACGGCGCCCTCGTCGACCCGGTGGGCGGCGCCTCCACCACCGCCCTCGGCCAGCTCTTCGCCATGGGCGCGCTCGCCTTCGCCGTCGCGCTGGGTCTCCACCGCGAGGCCTTCGCCTGGCTCACCCGCTCTGCAATCGCCTTTCCGCCGGGCAGCAGCATCGACGTCCGATCCCTCGCTGGCGCGGTGGTGGTGCACGGTCTCGCCGGCACCGCACTGGCCGTGCGCCTCGCCTTCCCCATACTCGCCGCGGTGACCTGTGGCCACCTGGCCCTGGGGCTCCTCGGCAGGATCGCGCCGCAGCTCAACCTGGCGAGCATCGGCTTCTCCATCGCCATCTTCGCCGGCGGCGCCGCGCTCTACCTCGTCCTGCCCGCAGCTGCCGATGCGGCGGCGCGGGCCGCGCTCGTGGCGATCCGGAGCGGCTGA
- a CDS encoding flagellar biosynthetic protein FliQ, with product MTPELAGGLLREGLQIALLVGGPIFAALLVAGLLVGVFQAATQINDPAVGFLPRLAAGAGICWFLGSWMAERLAAHFAEAVARMAGPF from the coding sequence GTGACGCCCGAGCTCGCCGGCGGGCTGCTCCGCGAGGGGCTGCAGATCGCACTTCTGGTCGGCGGCCCGATCTTCGCCGCGCTCCTGGTGGCTGGCCTCCTCGTCGGTGTCTTCCAGGCAGCGACGCAGATCAACGATCCCGCCGTCGGCTTTCTCCCGCGCCTCGCTGCTGGAGCAGGGATCTGCTGGTTCCTGGGGAGCTGGATGGCGGAGCGGCTCGCCGCCCACTTCGCCGAGGCGGTCGCGCGGATGGCGGGGCCCTTCTGA
- the fliN gene encoding flagellar motor switch protein FliN, with amino-acid sequence MNENERRDLPPMSQKLDLLLDVPLQIAVELGRSRMTIQDLLGLGPGAVIELDKVAGEPLDILVNDRLVARGEAVVVGEKFGVRITDIASPAERLARLR; translated from the coding sequence ATGAACGAGAACGAGCGGCGAGATCTCCCACCGATGAGCCAGAAGCTCGATCTCCTCCTCGATGTGCCGCTGCAGATCGCAGTGGAGCTCGGCCGCTCGCGGATGACGATCCAGGATCTGCTCGGCCTGGGCCCCGGCGCCGTGATCGAGCTCGACAAGGTCGCCGGGGAGCCCCTCGACATCCTCGTCAACGATCGGCTCGTCGCCAGAGGCGAAGCGGTGGTCGTCGGCGAGAAGTTCGGCGTGCGGATCACGGACATCGCCAGCCCCGCCGAGCGGCTGGCCCGGCTGCGCTGA
- a CDS encoding flagellar motor protein MotB, whose protein sequence is MGRRKKHHHEEHENHERWLVSYADFITLLFAFFVVMYAVSSVDNQRLVQVSNAIRFAMHFEGTGGIDKLPIFQGPPTGGSMGVTGTGSGGLTGVEKARAQKLRAKLEKELRPVLRDQDGAAVLLDAEGRRLTVRLSAARFFESGEALLHPAAMAVLDALAAELAPTGLPIRVEGHTDDRPTGGGRFRNNWDLSAARASTVVTYLEAAHGVPGARLAAVGHGASRPVATNESEGGRDANRRVDLVLELTPGSALEALAP, encoded by the coding sequence TTGGGCCGCAGGAAGAAGCACCACCACGAGGAGCACGAGAACCACGAGCGCTGGCTCGTCTCCTACGCCGACTTCATCACCCTGCTCTTCGCCTTCTTCGTCGTCATGTACGCGGTGAGCAGCGTCGACAACCAGCGCCTGGTGCAGGTCTCGAACGCAATCCGCTTCGCCATGCATTTCGAAGGCACCGGCGGCATCGACAAGCTGCCCATCTTCCAGGGACCACCCACCGGCGGCTCGATGGGCGTCACCGGCACCGGCAGCGGCGGTCTCACCGGTGTCGAGAAGGCCCGGGCCCAGAAGCTCCGGGCGAAGCTCGAGAAGGAGCTGCGACCCGTGCTCCGGGACCAGGACGGCGCCGCCGTCCTCCTCGACGCCGAGGGCCGGCGCCTGACGGTGCGCCTCTCCGCCGCGCGCTTCTTCGAGTCGGGCGAGGCCCTGCTCCATCCCGCAGCGATGGCGGTCCTCGACGCGCTCGCCGCGGAGCTGGCGCCCACCGGCCTGCCGATCCGGGTGGAGGGCCATACCGACGATCGCCCCACCGGCGGCGGCAGGTTCCGCAACAACTGGGATCTCTCCGCAGCGCGGGCATCGACGGTGGTGACCTATCTCGAGGCGGCCCACGGGGTCCCGGGGGCGCGCCTCGCCGCCGTGGGCCATGGGGCGAGCCGGCCGGTCGCCACCAACGAGAGCGAGGGCGGCCGGGATGCCAACCGTCGCGTCGACCTCGTGCTCGAGCTCACACCCGGAAGCGCCCTCGAGGCCCTCGCCCCCTGA